Sequence from the Deltaproteobacteria bacterium genome:
CCAAGGTACACATTAGTTGATCTCGATGGGTTTTGGCTAAAATCGAAGCTGCGGCAATTGATTGACTTTTGGCATCGCCACTAATTATTGCTGTTTGTGGAATATCCACTTTAGGTATGCGGCGTGCGTCAACGAGCAGGTGTTGTACTGAGCAATTCAAGGCCACAACTGCACGACGCATGGCTTCAAGTGCGGCATGGTAAATATTCAAATTATCGATTTCATTTACTGAGCAATGAGCTATTGCATAAGCGACGGAAATATTTTTTATTTGTTGCGCTAAAGTATCACGTTTTCTGGCGCTTAATTTTTTAGAGTCATTAATACCTTCAATAGAGCAACCAATTGGTAATACTACAGCAGCCGCTACTACGGGTCCGGCAAGGGGGCCAACACCAGCTTCATCAACCCCAGCAATATATTGAAGTCCTTTATGCCATAAAGGCTGTTCATAAGTTAAAAGATGAGCAAGGCGATTTTTTTCTTTTATCAAATTGACCCGACGAACTTGTTCACGACGAACTAAATTTCTAACCGAACATCGACAGTCACGGTTTAATTGTTGTAGTTCACGGTCATCGCAATAAGCTAATTTTGCGGTAATTTCTGCCACAGTTGCTTTATTTTTACTCTTTGCCATTGCTTAGAAAACCAATTCTATAAATCAGGTAATGCCTTACCTGGGTTGATTAGATTTTTTGGATCAAAGGCAAATTTTAATTGTTTTTGTAAAGCTATTAACGATGTACTTTGCTCAAGTGATAATTGTTCACGTTTGCTTAAACCAATACCATGCTCACCGGTAATAGTCCCGCCAAGTCCAACAACCGTAGCAAGTAATTCACCTCGAACAATATCGGCTTTTGTACGACTTTGGGCATCAGAACAAAGCAGATTTAGGTGAATGTTACCATCACCTAAATGTCCATATGCGGCAAATTCAATATCTGCTTTATTACATGCACCGCGGGCGGTGTTTAACAATTCAGGAATACGACTACGTGGCACTGCCACATCATCCGAGATTTTAAATGGAAACAGCTCACTAAGAGCGCTGGATACCAATCGCCGAGCACGTCGCATAGCTTCGCGGTCACCTTCACTCATGGCAATTTGCGAATCCGTGGCGCCGTGATCAATGGCTATTTGGCACGCGGTGGTTAATTCATTCATAGCAATTTCGTCGCGACCATCTGTTTCTAATAGTAGGGCGCAAGCTGCAGGCGGTATTTTAAATTCACTTTTATGTTGTATAGCATTAAGCGCTGGAGCATCGAGCAATTCGAGTATACGTGGGGTAATACCGGTGGCAAAAATACGCTCAGCGGCTAAATTTGCCGTCGTGGTATTTTCAAAAGAAAGCCAAGCAGTTTCGACTGCTGGTGGTGTTGGAATAATATGCATAATAGCTTCAGTAATAAGACCAAGAGTACCTTCTGAGCCTACAATTAAAGAGGTAACATCATAGCCGGCGACTCCTTTAATACTACGGCGTCCCATTTGCAGTACTTCGCCATCAGCTTTAACTAAAGTTAAACCCCAAACATAACGTTGAGTGGTGCCATATTTTATTGCACGTGCCCCTCCGGCATTAGTAGCAATATTGCCGCCTATGGTACATGATTCAAAGCTTGCTGGATCTGGAGGGTACATAAGCCCATGTTCAGCAGCAGCATGGTCAAGCTCAATATTTATTAGACCTGGCTCGACAACGGCATACAAATCCTGCTGGTGCATTTCAAGTATGCGATTCATACTTGAAAAGTCGATTACCAGCTCACCATTTTGTGCAATACAACCACCAACTTTACCGGTGCCGCCACCTCGAGGAACAATAGCGATATTTAAACTTGTAGCTTCGCGTACGGTAAAAACTACTTCAGCGGTGGTTAATGGCCAAAAAACACCACCTGGTTTTCCTTTTGGTAACATAGATTCATCAACTGCGAGTTTGGCCAGTATATCAACATCATTGCTTACCCTAGCGCCAAAGCGACGGTGCAAGCGTAAAAGTAAAGTATCAAAAGATGATGAACTAAACGTAGTCATGGATTAATTACCATAGCAATGCAATATAGTAAGCGTCGAGTTTAGTTGCTTCTAATAGCTAAAGTGTTAAGTTTAGTGTATAATGCTATGCGTCAGTAAAAAGCAATAATCATTGTTTACTCTTTAGGTGCCAGATAAGCTGGACTATGATAGAAGGCCGCTCTATTTTAAAAGTAGTAGTTTAGGAGTGACATGAGAGGAAATTATCAATTGTCTAAAATGACGGATAGAAGACCTAATGATATCGTAGAATTGAAAAACGGGGACAAACCTACCATTGTCCCAGTTAAGAGTCCAGCAGAGCGTCTGCGAGAAGTATTGTTGCGTCATCGAGGTGAACGTCATTTAATTACCATTAAAGGCTATCCCGATCCTGATAGTATCGGTAGTGCCATGGCCTATGAATTTATTGCTCGCCAATTTGGTATTGAATCTACAATTTTATATTTTGATGATATTTCGCATCACGAAAATCGTGCATTAGTAAAAAAACTTGCAGTTGATATGGTGCGTTTTGATGATGGCATTAACCTTAGTGACTATCAACGCATGGCCTTAGTCGATGCTCAAATAATTGATGTACCAACAGCAGTTCTGCGTTTACCAATGGTTTCAATTGTTGATCATCACAAAATACAAGGTGAACTTATTTCTGAATTTATTGATATTCGTGATGATGCTGGGGCTACTAGCTCAATATACGCAGAGTATTTAGC
This genomic interval carries:
- a CDS encoding ribonuclease HII, whose product is MAKSKNKATVAEITAKLAYCDDRELQQLNRDCRCSVRNLVRREQVRRVNLIKEKNRLAHLLTYEQPLWHKGLQYIAGVDEAGVGPLAGPVVAAAVVLPIGCSIEGINDSKKLSARKRDTLAQQIKNISVAYAIAHCSVNEIDNLNIYHAALEAMRRAVVALNCSVQHLLVDARRIPKVDIPQTAIISGDAKSQSIAAASILAKTHRDQLMCTLAQKHPGYGLEKHKGYGTAEHIAAIKQLGPASIHRRSFRPVSQLTLYTLLSSTGSKITRN
- a CDS encoding FAD-binding protein, translated to MTTFSSSSFDTLLLRLHRRFGARVSNDVDILAKLAVDESMLPKGKPGGVFWPLTTAEVVFTVREATSLNIAIVPRGGGTGKVGGCIAQNGELVIDFSSMNRILEMHQQDLYAVVEPGLINIELDHAAAEHGLMYPPDPASFESCTIGGNIATNAGGARAIKYGTTQRYVWGLTLVKADGEVLQMGRRSIKGVAGYDVTSLIVGSEGTLGLITEAIMHIIPTPPAVETAWLSFENTTTANLAAERIFATGITPRILELLDAPALNAIQHKSEFKIPPAACALLLETDGRDEIAMNELTTACQIAIDHGATDSQIAMSEGDREAMRRARRLVSSALSELFPFKISDDVAVPRSRIPELLNTARGACNKADIEFAAYGHLGDGNIHLNLLCSDAQSRTKADIVRGELLATVVGLGGTITGEHGIGLSKREQLSLEQSTSLIALQKQLKFAFDPKNLINPGKALPDL